The following are from one region of the Acipenser ruthenus chromosome 19, fAciRut3.2 maternal haplotype, whole genome shotgun sequence genome:
- the LOC117424533 gene encoding nucleoside diphosphate kinase A 2-like, which translates to MPGNQERTFIAVKPDGVQRGLMGEIIKRFEQKGFKLVAMKFQKAPEELLKQHYIDLKDRPFYSGLVKYMGSGPVLAMVWEGLNVVKTGRVMLGETNPADSKPGTIRGDFCIQVGRNIIHGSDAVASAEKEIELWFKPEELVAYKSCAESWIYE; encoded by the exons ATGCCCGGAAACCAAGAACGTACCTTCATTGCAGTCAAGCCAGATGGCGTCCAAAGAGGGCTAATGGGTGAAATTATCAAACGTTTTGAGCAGAAAGGATTTAAACTGGTTGCGATGAAGTTCCAGAAA GCTCCAGAAGAACTGTTGAAACAGCACTACATTGACCTGAAAGACCGACCATTTTACAGTGGCCTTGTAAAATACATGGGCTCCGGACCAGTTTTGGCTATG GTTTGGGAAGGTCTTAACGTGGTGAAGACTGGCAGAGTAATGCTTGGCGAGACCAATCCAGCAGACTCCAAGCCTGGCACCATCCGTGGTGACTTCTGCATCCAGGTTGGCAG AAACATCATTCACGGCAGTGATGCAGTGGCCAGTGCTGAGAAGGAGATTGAGCTGTGGTTCAAGCCTGAGGAGCTGGTGGCCTACAAGAGCTGCGCTGAGAGCTGGATCTATGAGTAA